Proteins from a genomic interval of Hydrogenophaga sp. PAMC20947:
- a CDS encoding thymidine phosphorylase family protein, which produces MPNETPAAIDPTTPQAQGLSLKRVAIDTYHENVAYLHRECAVVRAEGFQALSKVEVHANGSSILATVNVVDDVSIVGCGELGLSEDAFAQLKVPDGHPASVSQAEPPASIPALFRKINGERLGREDFAAIVRDIAQHRYSKIELTAFVVACNRSELDREEVYFLTEAMVASGRRLDWQQPLVVDKHCIGGIPGNRTSMLVVPIVAAHGLVFPKTSSRAITSPAGTADTMAVLANVELPFEQLVGIVRQHGACLAWGGTANLSPADDVLISVERPLNIDSPGQMVASILSKKIAAGSTHLVLDIPIGPTAKVRSMPEAQRLRRLFEYVALRLNLSLDVVITDGRQPIGRGIGPVLEARDVMQVLENHPDAPDDLRQKSLRLAGRIIECSPDVRGGDGFRIARDILESGRALAHMQAIVEAQGSRGFDLHRPAVGALTLDVKASESGVVIGIDNLRVARIARLAGAPKVAGAGVDVFAKLGDHVTAGDLLYRIYASYPADLVFARQASEQANGYQLGTANQLPQVFVEF; this is translated from the coding sequence ATGCCGAACGAAACTCCCGCCGCTATCGACCCAACAACCCCGCAGGCGCAAGGCCTCTCGCTCAAGCGGGTGGCCATCGACACTTACCATGAGAATGTGGCCTACCTGCACCGCGAGTGCGCCGTGGTCCGGGCCGAGGGCTTTCAGGCGCTCTCCAAGGTGGAGGTGCATGCCAACGGCAGCAGCATCCTGGCCACGGTCAACGTGGTCGACGATGTGTCCATTGTTGGCTGTGGTGAGCTGGGTCTGTCAGAGGACGCCTTTGCGCAGCTGAAGGTGCCCGACGGCCACCCGGCTTCGGTCTCACAGGCCGAGCCGCCCGCGTCCATTCCCGCCCTGTTTCGCAAGATCAACGGTGAGCGCCTGGGCCGGGAAGACTTTGCCGCCATCGTGCGCGACATTGCGCAGCACCGCTATTCCAAGATCGAGCTGACTGCGTTTGTGGTCGCCTGCAACCGCAGCGAGCTGGACCGCGAAGAGGTGTATTTCCTCACCGAGGCCATGGTGGCCAGCGGGCGGCGCCTCGATTGGCAGCAGCCGTTGGTGGTCGACAAGCACTGTATTGGTGGCATTCCGGGCAACCGCACATCGATGCTGGTGGTGCCCATCGTGGCGGCGCACGGCCTGGTGTTTCCCAAGACTTCGTCGCGCGCCATCACGTCGCCGGCCGGCACGGCCGACACCATGGCGGTACTGGCGAATGTGGAGCTGCCGTTTGAGCAGCTCGTCGGCATTGTGCGGCAACACGGCGCTTGCCTGGCCTGGGGCGGCACAGCGAATCTGTCGCCGGCTGACGATGTGCTGATTTCGGTGGAGCGCCCGCTGAACATCGACTCACCCGGGCAAATGGTGGCATCCATTCTGTCCAAAAAAATCGCGGCGGGTTCGACCCACCTGGTGCTCGACATCCCCATTGGCCCCACCGCCAAGGTGCGCTCCATGCCCGAGGCACAGCGTTTGCGGCGCCTGTTCGAATACGTGGCCCTGCGGCTGAATTTGTCGTTGGACGTGGTCATCACCGACGGACGCCAACCCATCGGACGTGGCATCGGCCCGGTGCTGGAAGCGCGCGACGTGATGCAGGTGCTGGAGAACCACCCCGATGCGCCCGACGATCTGCGTCAGAAATCGCTGCGCCTCGCGGGTCGCATCATCGAGTGCAGCCCCGATGTGCGCGGCGGCGACGGTTTCCGGATTGCCCGTGACATTCTTGAATCCGGGCGGGCGCTGGCGCACATGCAGGCCATCGTAGAGGCACAAGGCAGTCGGGGCTTTGACCTGCATCGGCCTGCTGTGGGCGCGCTAACGCTTGATGTGAAAGCCAGCGAATCGGGGGTGGTGATCGGTATCGACAACCTCAGGGTGGCGCGCATCGCCCGCCTGGCTGGCGCGCCCAAGGTGGCCGGTGCGGGCGTCGATGTGTTTGCCAAGCTGGGCGACCATGTGACCGCAGGCGATTTGCTGTACCGCATCTACGCCAGCTACCCAGCTGACTTGGTGTTCGCCCGGCAAGCCAGTGAGCAGGCCAACGGCTACCAGCTTGGAACGGCCAATCAGTTGCCCCAGGTTTTTGTGGAGTTTTGA
- a CDS encoding GntR family transcriptional regulator, whose product MNLQDTVLMQLRDLILSGAFPPGQRLAEQQLAERLGASRTPVRAALVTLEQEGLVEANETGKYLVRQFTAQEVTDAIAVRGHLEGMAARLVAEHGVSRQLQGDLQGCLDEGDRLLSSNPLTIEGYAAYAAMNDRFHALLLEGCGNRALQRAVALNDKLPFAPASAMLPMQGTLARDRDWMLYAHRQHHMLFDALRAGQGARAEALATEHTEVAQMNMRLALERRSESEQVLPAIRLVVG is encoded by the coding sequence ATGAACCTGCAAGACACCGTGTTGATGCAATTGCGCGACCTGATCCTCAGCGGTGCCTTTCCGCCAGGGCAGCGCCTGGCAGAGCAGCAACTCGCCGAGCGGCTGGGTGCCTCGCGCACGCCGGTTCGCGCTGCGCTGGTCACGCTGGAGCAAGAAGGCCTGGTCGAAGCCAATGAAACCGGCAAGTACCTGGTGCGCCAATTCACCGCACAAGAAGTCACCGATGCGATTGCCGTGCGGGGACATCTGGAAGGCATGGCCGCGCGCCTGGTGGCCGAACATGGGGTCTCACGCCAACTGCAGGGCGATCTGCAGGGCTGTCTTGACGAAGGCGATCGTTTGCTGTCAAGCAACCCACTCACGATCGAGGGTTACGCGGCCTACGCGGCCATGAACGACCGCTTCCATGCCTTGCTGCTGGAGGGCTGTGGCAATCGGGCCTTGCAACGCGCGGTGGCGCTCAACGACAAACTGCCCTTCGCCCCGGCCTCGGCCATGTTGCCCATGCAAGGCACGCTGGCGCGGGACCGCGACTGGATGCTCTACGCGCACCGCCAGCACCACATGCTGTTTGATGCCTTGCGCGCAGGGCAAGGTGCACGCGCCGAAGCGCTGGCCACCGAGCACACCGAGGTCGCCCAGATGAACATGCGCCTGGCACTGGAGCGGCGCTCGGAGTCTGAGCAGGTGTTGCCCGCGATCCGGCTGGTGGTGGGCTGA